A window of the Cuculus canorus isolate bCucCan1 chromosome 3, bCucCan1.pri, whole genome shotgun sequence genome harbors these coding sequences:
- the SDC1 gene encoding syndecan-1: MITVVAVWLVALCFQAAVPQTTNLNLPPEDLDSSGDDDDAFSGSGAGPLTDQLHVWKIPGEPNNSSLLATPMNFNEQPFPGTESRTEKEVISPSVTSSIATEEPVVAVKDEGSILGTPDEKPANDVVATTTRSPTTHFPSVVHVTPSDVSGTVHELEPKMPSSDVPVTEDVPEPRSTTHHEGDVTAAPTTTAPKDVVPTQEEVSEDGSGDPGDFILTKEEDLAPTQNSEVLADSGRNAKAAGASGIMDRKEVLGGVIAGGLVGLVFAVFLVAFMLYRMKKKDEGSYSLDEPKQSNGGYQKPHKQEEFYA, translated from the exons caaaccaCAAATCTGAACCTTCCTCCTGAAGATCTCGATTCCTCTGGTGATGATGACGATGCATTCTCAGGTTCAGGTGCAG GTCCCCTGACTGACCAGCTTCACGTCTGGAAAATCCCAGGAGAACCAAATAATTCCTCATTATTGGCAACACCAATGAATTTCAATGAACAGCCATTTCCTGGGACCGAGAGCCGAACTGAAAAGGAAGTAATATCTCCTTCTGTAACTAGTAGTATAGCGACAGAGGAGCCAGTTGTAGCCGTAAAGGACGAAGGATCCATCCTGGGCACACCTGATGAGAAGCCAGCAAATGATGTGGTTGCAACAACAACGAGAAGCCCCACTACGCACTTTCCTTCAGTGGTTCATGTAACTCCTTCAGATGTTTCGGGCACAGTCCATGAGCTGGAACCTAAAATGCCGAGCTCTGATGTGCCTGTCACTGAAGATGTGCCTGAGCCCCGCTCTACCACCCATCATGAGGGAGACGTCACTGCTGCCCCTACAACAACAGCTCCAAAGGATGTTGTTCCTACACAGGAGGAGGTTTCTGAAGATGGCTCTGGAGACCCG GGAGACTTCATATTGACTAAAGAGGAGGATTTGGCCCCCACCCAGAACTCAGAAGTACTGGCCGACTCTGGGAGGAATGCCAAAGCAGCGGGAGCCTCGGGAATTATGGACAGAAAAGAAGTTCTTGGAG GTGTTATTGCTGGAGGACTGGTAGGCTTGGTGTTCGCAGTGTTTCTAGTTGCATTTATGCTgtacagaatgaagaaaaaagacgAAGGCAGCTATTCACTGGATGAACCAAAACAGTCTAATGGAGGATAccaaaaaccacacaaacaagAAGAATTCTATGCATAA